The Anaerobaca lacustris DNA window GCGATCCAGAACATGAACATCCTGTTCGGCGTCGACGAGATCATGGGACTCAAGTAGAGCAAGAGGCAGATGGCTGGAATGCGCACGGGGATACTGAAAATCGCGACCTGCCAGTTTGCGGTCGGCCCGTCGATCGAACGGAACGCCGAGGCGATCAGCGGCTTTCTTCATCAGGCCAAAGACGCAGGCGCCGAGATCGCCCATTTCTCCGAGTGCGCGCTGAGCGGCTATGCGGGTACGGACTTCGCGAGCCTGGACGACTACGACTGGCCCCTGCTGCGGTCCGAGACGCAGAAGATCGCCGCTCTGGCGGGGCGGCTGGGGCTCTGGGTCGTGCTCGGCAGCACGCATCCGCTGACCGAGCCGAACAAGCCGCACAACTGCCTGTACCTGATCGACGCGAAGGGCAACATCGCCGACCGCTACGACAAGCGCTTCGGCACGCCGGGCGATCTGGACCATTACGCGCCGGGCGACCGGTTCGTCACCTTCACGCTCAACGGTGTCAAATGCGCGCTGCTGATCTGCTTCGACCTGCGTTTTCCCGAGCTCTATCGCGAGCTGTACAAACAGGGCACCCAGTGCATCTTTCAGTCGTTCTACAACGCCCGCCAGGACGGCCCGAGCGTGCACACGCACATCATGCGCCAGACGATGCAGTGCCACGCGGCGACGAACTTCTGCTGGGTGAGCCTGGCCAACTCCAGCGCCTATTGCAGCCCTTATCCATCGTGCTTCATTGAGCCGGACGGGGTGATCGCCGGACAACTGACCGACAACGAGCCGGGAATGCTCATCAGCACCGTAGACATGGCGAGGGAATTCTACGACCCGATGAAGGACTTCCGCGACCTGGCCGTCGCCGGCCGCCTGACCAACGGCCCCGGCCCCCTCGACGACCCCCGTTCCACGAACACGCGAGAACTCTGAAGCCGCGCGGACTCGCTGCGCAAAAACGCTTGCTCGAAAATGGTGCTTGGGACTATCATCAAGGTATGAGAGAAGCAGATTCGAGAATAGGGGACTTTGTCCAGAAGGTCCGTGCCAGGTACAAGACCAAGAAGAAGGCAATTGAAGAAGGCCTCAGACTGCTCATCCAACTTAGCCGTCAAGAAAAGACCAGGGCGTTCCGCGGGAAGCTGTTATGGACAGGCAATCTCGCCGAGGTGAGAACTGGCAAATGACTGTCGCAGGTCGCTCTGCATGGACAGCAGGCAGCGCGAAGGCAGAAGCAACGGAGACAGAATAGAATATGACGAACGAGAGCATTACGGCGGCGAAGGGGTTTTGGGCGGCGGGGTTGGCTTGCGGGATCAAGGTCTCGGGCAAGCCGGATGTCGCGCTGCTGGTCTGTCCCACCGGGGCGACGGCGGCGGCGGTGTTCACGACGAACAAGATCGTCTCGGCGGCCGTGGAGGTTGCGCGGGAGCACGCCAAGAGTTCGAAGGTCTACGCGGTCGCCGTCAATTCGGGCTGCGCCAACGCCTGCACGGGCAAGAAAGGCCTGGCCAACGCCCGCAGGATGTGCGCGGTTGCCGCCAAGGCCCTCAAGGTCGCGCCCGAGCAGGTCCTCGTCGCCTCGACGGGCATCATCGGAGAGCAGTTGCCCATCGAGAAGGCGACGGCGGGAATCGCGAAAGCCGCCGGGCAGTTGTCCGACTCGGCCGAGGCCGGAGCGGCCTTCACCCAGGCGATCATGACGACCGACACCCGACCCAAGTGCGCCGTTCGCCGGCTCGACATATCGGGACAGACCGTCACCATCGCGGGCACCGTCAAGGGGGCCGGGATGATCGGGCCCAATATGGCGACCACCCTGTTGTTCCTCACCACCGACGTCGCCGTCAGCAAGCCGCTGCTTGCCGCCGCCCTGAAGAGCGCCATCGGCGATTCGCTCAACAAGCTCACCGTCGACGGCCACCAGAGCACCAACGACACAGCGATCCTGCTGGCCTCAGGCCTGGCGGGCAGCCGCCCCATCACGTCGCGGTGTCCCCGATTCCGCAAGTTCGCCAAGGCCCTGGCCGATCTGTGCACCGACCTGGTCCGGCAGATGGCGCTCGACGCCGAGGGGGCCACACGGATGTTCAAGGTCGTCGTCAGGGGGGCCGCCACGACGGCCGACGCCGCCCGAGCCGCGCGGGCCGTGGCCGACTATCCGCTCATCAAGTGCGCCGTCCACGGCGGCGACCCGAACTGGGGCCGGATCATCTGCGCCGTCGGCTCCTGCGGCGTCCGGCTCGACCGAGCGAAGCTCTCGTGCAAGCTGGACGACCTGTACGTCTTCAAGAACGGCGCCCCGGCCCGATTCGACGCGCAAAAGGCCTCCGAGATCGTCTCGCAGGTCGAGCACACCATCACGATCGACCTGGGCACAGGCAGCAAGACCGACTTCTGCTACGGCTGTGACCTCAGCGCCGAGTACGTCAGCATCAACGCCGACTACCATACGTAAGATGTAAAACGGCGCAAGCGCGGCGGCCCCTGCCGTCGTACGTTGGGACAAAGGCGATGCCATCGGGGGCCAATCTGCGGTCGCCGGCCGCCGAAACGTGTGATTTCTACGCCCAACGCGCGAAAAATGGTTGAAATGCGGCTTCCTTTCTGTACACTGCACGGAATTTTAGGCTGGTCGTGTGCGCACAGAGAGCAACCCATTAAACCGAAAGGAGCAGCAACCGTGAAGTCTTGGAAAAACATCATCGGGCTGTCGTTACCCATTCTGGCGCTGAGCAGCGTGGCGATGGCTGCTGAGGGGGCCGAAGCACAGGTGGCGGAGGGCATTCCATGGGTTTGGTGGCTCGCGCCGATCGGATCGCTTCTGGCCCTGGGCTTCGCCGTCTACTTTTACAAGAAAATGATGGAGGCGCCGGAGGGCACGGAGAGGATGATCGAGATCGCCCGGTACGTGCGAGAAGGCGCGTACGCGTATCTGTTCCGGCAGTACAGCGTCGTGGCGCTGGTGTTCCTGGTGCTGCTGGCGATCTTCGCCTTCCTGGCGTACAAGGGCGTGCAGAACCCGTTCGTTCCGGTGGCGTTTCTCACCGGCGGGTTCTTCAGCGGCCTCTGCGGGTTCCTCGGGATGAAGACGGCGACCAACGCCTCAGCCCGCACCGCGCAGGGCGCCAGCAAGAGCCTCAACGCCGGCTTGCAGGTGGCCTTCCGCTCCGGCGCCGTCATGGGTCTGGTGGTCGTGGGCTTCGGCCTGTTCGACATCACCATGTGGTATCTGGTCCTGGACAAGGTGGTCTACACGGTCGCCAACATGCGGGACGGGATGGCCCTGTTCGGTCTGCAGCTCGTACCGGCGGGGATGGATCCCGAACACAAACTGATTGAGATCACGACGACCATGATCACGTTCGGCATGGGCGCTTCGACCCAGGCCCTGTTCGCCCGCGTCGGCGGCGGCATCTACACCAAGGCCGCTGACGTCGGCGCCGACCTGGTCGGCAAGGTCGAAGCGGGGATTCCGGAAGACGATCCGCGCAACCCGGCCACCATCGCCGACAACGTCGGTGACAACGTGGGCGACGTCGCCGGCATGGGCGCCGATCTCTACGAGAGCTACTGCGGCTCGATCCTGGCCACCGCGGCCCTGGGTGCGGCGCTGACCCTGGGAACGCTGCCGGAAGGTATTACTCCGTTGAACGCTGTGTTGGCGCCGATGGTCGTGGCCGGCCTGGGCATCTTCCTGTCGATCGCAGGGATCTTCATGGTCCGATGCAAAGAGGACGCCAGCCAGAAGAACCTGCTGCGGGCGCTTCTGATCGGCACGCTCGGCAGCTCGGTTCTGATCGTTGCGGCTGTTGCCGGCTTGGCCGCCTTCAACTGGATCACCTGGGGCATCTTCGGGTCGGTCGTCTCCGGCCTGGTGGCCGGTGTGCTGATCGGTCAGTTCACCGAGTATTACACCTCCGACGAATACAAGCCGACCCGGGGCATCGCCGAGCAGGCCGTCATGGGCCCGGCCACGACGATCATCGATGGGTTCGCCACGGGCATGTATTCGGCCGGCCTGCCGGTGGTCACCATTGTCATCGGCATTCTCTGCGCGTTCGGCTTCGCCGGCGGTTTCTCCAATGTCGCGATGGGTCTGTACGGCATCGGTTTCGCCGCCGTCGGCATGCTCGCGACGCTGGGCATCACCCTGGCGACCGACGCCTACGGCCCGATCGCCGACAACGCCGGTGGAAACGCCGAGATGGCCGGCCTGGGACCGGAGGTTCGCAAGCGGACCGACGCCCTGGATTCGCTGGGCAACACGACGGCCGCGACGGGCAAGGGTTTCGCCATCGGCTCGGCGGCCCTGACCGCCATGGCCCTGCTGGCCGCCTATCTTGAAGAGGTCCGTATCTGGATCAGCCGACTGGCCGGTGAGGCACAGAACGAATTGTACCAGGTGGGCAACGTGGTTTTCTGTCGCGGCGCGGCCATCACCGCCGAAGTCAAAGCCGCCTTTGCCGCCCTGCAGAACGATGAACTCAAACTCGTGGCCGTCAAGGCCGCTTCGGTCGAGGACTTTGTCGAGGCCTACAATCTGACGATCATGAACCCCAAACTGATCGGCGGCATGTTCCTTGGCGCGATGATGGCCTTCGTCTTCAGCGCGATGACCATGAAGGCGGTCGGACGGGCCGCCGGCGCGATGGTCGGCGAAGTCCGTCGGCAGTTCAAGGAAATCCCGGGGATCATGGAAGGCACGGGCAAGCCCGACTATGCTCGCTGCGTGGCCATCTCCACCAAGGGCGCTCAGCGGGAAATGCTGCTGCCGTCCCTGCTGGCGATCATCGCGCCGGTCGTGACCGGCCTGCTGCTCGGTGTCTCGGGCGTGCTGGGCCTGCTGGCGGGCGGACTGACCGCCGGCTTCGTCCTGGCGATCACGTTGAACAACGCCGGCGGCGCCTGGGACAACGCCAAGAAGTACATTGAGAAGGGCGCCCTCGGCGGCAAGAAGCTCCCCGACGGCAGCAAGAACCCGGTGCACGGCGCGGCCGTGATCGGCGACACGGTCGGCGATCCGTTCAAGGATACGTCCGGGCCGAGCCTGAACATCCTGATCAAGCTGATGACGATGGTCAGCGTGGTCTTCTCGGGCGTCGTCGTCAAGTTCTCTCCGGCGATCAGCGAATGGCTGCGTCTCGGCAGTCAGTAGTACCCGGCCGGCGCGGCAAGGCGGAATGGCTCCCGAACGGGACCACGCCGTTGACGCGACCGAGCGTTTGAAGTAAGCTCGAAGGGTGGCCAATTCCGGCCACCCTTTTTCTTTTGTAACTGGGAGTCGAGGATTGAAAGAGCTACACAACAGCGATGCCAAAGACTTTGCGCTGGCGGCCGCCCGGCTGGCCGAGGCCAACCATTGCCGCGACATCATGGTCCTAGACCTTCGGGGCATCTCCCCCGCCACCGACTACTTCGTGATCGCCACGGGGACGAGCGACCGGCAGATGCGCACCGTAGCCGACGAGGTCTCCGAGGCCGGGCGAGGCTCGGGCTTTCCGCGCTTCGGCCGGGCCGGATACGACCAGGGTCGCTGGATCCTGCTGGACTTCGTTAGCGTCGTGGTCCATCTGTTCGACAGCGAA harbors:
- a CDS encoding carbon-nitrogen hydrolase family protein, yielding MAGMRTGILKIATCQFAVGPSIERNAEAISGFLHQAKDAGAEIAHFSECALSGYAGTDFASLDDYDWPLLRSETQKIAALAGRLGLWVVLGSTHPLTEPNKPHNCLYLIDAKGNIADRYDKRFGTPGDLDHYAPGDRFVTFTLNGVKCALLICFDLRFPELYRELYKQGTQCIFQSFYNARQDGPSVHTHIMRQTMQCHAATNFCWVSLANSSAYCSPYPSCFIEPDGVIAGQLTDNEPGMLISTVDMAREFYDPMKDFRDLAVAGRLTNGPGPLDDPRSTNTREL
- the argJ gene encoding bifunctional glutamate N-acetyltransferase/amino-acid acetyltransferase ArgJ, which produces MTNESITAAKGFWAAGLACGIKVSGKPDVALLVCPTGATAAAVFTTNKIVSAAVEVAREHAKSSKVYAVAVNSGCANACTGKKGLANARRMCAVAAKALKVAPEQVLVASTGIIGEQLPIEKATAGIAKAAGQLSDSAEAGAAFTQAIMTTDTRPKCAVRRLDISGQTVTIAGTVKGAGMIGPNMATTLLFLTTDVAVSKPLLAAALKSAIGDSLNKLTVDGHQSTNDTAILLASGLAGSRPITSRCPRFRKFAKALADLCTDLVRQMALDAEGATRMFKVVVRGAATTADAARAARAVADYPLIKCAVHGGDPNWGRIICAVGSCGVRLDRAKLSCKLDDLYVFKNGAPARFDAQKASEIVSQVEHTITIDLGTGSKTDFCYGCDLSAEYVSINADYHT
- a CDS encoding sodium-translocating pyrophosphatase, whose product is MAAEGAEAQVAEGIPWVWWLAPIGSLLALGFAVYFYKKMMEAPEGTERMIEIARYVREGAYAYLFRQYSVVALVFLVLLAIFAFLAYKGVQNPFVPVAFLTGGFFSGLCGFLGMKTATNASARTAQGASKSLNAGLQVAFRSGAVMGLVVVGFGLFDITMWYLVLDKVVYTVANMRDGMALFGLQLVPAGMDPEHKLIEITTTMITFGMGASTQALFARVGGGIYTKAADVGADLVGKVEAGIPEDDPRNPATIADNVGDNVGDVAGMGADLYESYCGSILATAALGAALTLGTLPEGITPLNAVLAPMVVAGLGIFLSIAGIFMVRCKEDASQKNLLRALLIGTLGSSVLIVAAVAGLAAFNWITWGIFGSVVSGLVAGVLIGQFTEYYTSDEYKPTRGIAEQAVMGPATTIIDGFATGMYSAGLPVVTIVIGILCAFGFAGGFSNVAMGLYGIGFAAVGMLATLGITLATDAYGPIADNAGGNAEMAGLGPEVRKRTDALDSLGNTTAATGKGFAIGSAALTAMALLAAYLEEVRIWISRLAGEAQNELYQVGNVVFCRGAAITAEVKAAFAALQNDELKLVAVKAASVEDFVEAYNLTIMNPKLIGGMFLGAMMAFVFSAMTMKAVGRAAGAMVGEVRRQFKEIPGIMEGTGKPDYARCVAISTKGAQREMLLPSLLAIIAPVVTGLLLGVSGVLGLLAGGLTAGFVLAITLNNAGGAWDNAKKYIEKGALGGKKLPDGSKNPVHGAAVIGDTVGDPFKDTSGPSLNILIKLMTMVSVVFSGVVVKFSPAISEWLRLGSQ
- the rsfS gene encoding ribosome silencing factor is translated as MKELHNSDAKDFALAAARLAEANHCRDIMVLDLRGISPATDYFVIATGTSDRQMRTVADEVSEAGRGSGFPRFGRAGYDQGRWILLDFVSVVVHLFDSEYREYYDLDLLWGDAKRIDY